One stretch of Qingrenia yutianensis DNA includes these proteins:
- a CDS encoding helix-turn-helix domain-containing protein: MSSDFFIEIPVANDTLTHNFGVFSSKVQTPDTFVCTKNDKPFSRFFYVVNGLIIFDKGTKKELPAPAGSIVYLPNDITYKSEWPAGETGEYISINFQMSDKLLRLPDKICIAATDKNGYYLKMFKNAYDIWLRGSIGYKLEVLSELYKILYSLDNDVLRRYTKQKHQMIYKGIIFLENNYLQDISVGNLAEMCSTSEGNFRRLFKKYKNMSPITYRNYLRIKKACDLLGGGEYSVAEAAEAVNIPDVCYFYKLFAKFMNTTPKSFISG; the protein is encoded by the coding sequence ATGAGCAGTGATTTTTTTATTGAAATTCCTGTTGCAAACGACACGTTAACGCATAATTTCGGCGTTTTTTCGAGCAAGGTGCAAACGCCCGATACGTTTGTGTGCACAAAAAACGACAAACCGTTCTCGCGCTTTTTTTATGTCGTAAACGGGCTTATTATTTTTGACAAGGGCACAAAAAAAGAACTCCCCGCGCCTGCCGGAAGCATTGTCTATCTGCCGAACGATATTACATACAAATCGGAATGGCCCGCCGGCGAAACCGGCGAATATATTTCGATAAATTTCCAAATGAGTGACAAACTTCTGCGTCTGCCTGATAAAATCTGCATTGCCGCAACCGACAAAAACGGATACTATCTTAAAATGTTTAAAAACGCATACGATATTTGGCTCCGCGGTTCGATTGGATATAAACTTGAAGTTTTGTCGGAATTGTATAAGATTTTGTACAGTCTGGACAACGATGTTCTGCGCCGTTATACAAAGCAAAAGCACCAAATGATTTATAAAGGAATTATTTTTTTGGAAAACAATTATTTGCAGGATATTTCGGTCGGCAACCTTGCAGAAATGTGCAGTACGAGCGAGGGAAATTTCCGCAGACTTTTTAAAAAGTATAAAAATATGTCTCCTATAACCTATCGGAATTATCTTCGCATAAAAAAGGCGTGCGACCTTCTCGGCGGCGGAGAATACAGTGTCGCCGAGGCGGCGGAGGCGGTGAATATTCCCGACGTGTGCTATTTTTATAAACTGTTTGCAAAGTTTATGAATACCACCCCGAAATCGTTTATTTCGGGATAA
- a CDS encoding ATPase → MSNEKHFYLGANTPYGFFSYYDSIVSQQEARKIYCIKGGPGTGKSSFMRKIADKILPLGYDVEFIHCSSDDDSLDGIYVRRLKIALLDGTSPHIVDPKNPGAVDKIINLGEFWDEEKMCAERQGIIDTNREIGETFARAYKYLAAAKAFGDDMTVINEKLCDRYERNLYVDKIINDELSHLCICPVTGNERKLFASAITPSGLKFRPETLFDGYRVKILRGYTGNVLSEISDAAAKRGLDTEKFYCVTEPAKKCEHLLIPHLKLAFCTDNEFHNYSNGEVYEFSKKDGYREEYAYDMQMYKNLLNKTVETLSHAKKLHDDLEKFYIPNMNFKKIMSLCEKTIKQILEMA, encoded by the coding sequence ATGTCGAATGAAAAGCATTTTTACCTCGGAGCAAACACGCCGTACGGATTTTTTTCGTATTACGACAGCATAGTGTCACAGCAGGAGGCGAGGAAAATTTACTGTATAAAGGGCGGACCCGGAACGGGAAAATCGTCTTTTATGCGCAAAATTGCCGACAAAATTTTGCCGCTCGGCTATGATGTTGAATTTATTCACTGCTCGTCGGACGACGATTCTTTGGACGGAATTTATGTAAGACGTTTGAAAATCGCCTTGCTCGACGGCACGTCGCCGCACATTGTAGACCCGAAAAATCCCGGTGCGGTGGATAAAATCATAAACCTCGGCGAATTTTGGGACGAAGAAAAAATGTGCGCCGAGCGTCAGGGCATAATCGACACAAACCGCGAAATAGGCGAAACCTTTGCGCGCGCGTATAAATATCTTGCGGCGGCGAAAGCGTTCGGCGACGATATGACGGTGATTAACGAAAAACTCTGCGACAGATACGAGCGCAATTTATACGTTGACAAAATCATAAACGACGAACTTTCGCACCTTTGCATTTGCCCCGTGACGGGAAACGAGCGGAAACTTTTTGCGTCTGCAATAACGCCGTCGGGATTAAAATTCCGACCCGAAACGCTTTTTGACGGATACAGGGTTAAAATACTGCGCGGATACACGGGAAATGTGCTCAGCGAAATATCGGACGCGGCGGCAAAAAGGGGACTCGACACCGAAAAATTTTACTGCGTGACCGAGCCTGCAAAAAAATGCGAGCATCTTTTAATTCCGCATCTTAAGCTTGCATTTTGCACCGATAACGAATTTCACAATTATTCAAACGGCGAAGTTTACGAATTTTCCAAAAAAGACGGTTACAGGGAAGAGTATGCATACGATATGCAGATGTATAAAAACCTTTTGAACAAAACGGTTGAAACGCTTTCTCACGCAAAAAAACTGCACGACGATTTGGAGAAATTCTACATTCCGAATATGAATTTTAAAAAGATTATGTCGCTTTGTGAAAAAACTATAAAACAAATACTTGAAATGGCATAA
- the tyrS gene encoding tyrosine--tRNA ligase yields MKNVYDVLAERGLIAQTTHEKEIRELLANEKVTFYIGFDPTADSLHVGHFLQMVVMRHLQDYGHRPIALVGGGTGTIGDPSGRSDMRQMMTMETINHNCECFKKQLSSIVDFSDGKAIMVNNADWLLDLNYIDFMRDIGSCFSVNKMLTAECYKQRLEKGLTFLEFNYMLMQSYDFLMLNRKYGCKIELGGDDQWSNIIGGIELCRRKDQKQVYGMTFTLLSNSEGKKMGKTQKGALWLDPEKTSPYEFYQYWRNVDDADVIKCLKLITFVPMEEINEMAKWEGQQLNEAKRRLAYEVTKLVHGEEEAKKAQSAAEAVFGGGSDNSNMPTTAITKDEAKEINILDLMLKAGLIPSKGEGRRLVQQGGVSVNGNKVSDIAQNICESDYEDGCVIIKKGKKVFHKIVIEG; encoded by the coding sequence ATGAAAAATGTTTACGACGTGCTTGCCGAAAGAGGACTTATAGCACAGACCACCCACGAAAAAGAAATAAGGGAACTTCTTGCAAATGAAAAGGTTACTTTTTATATAGGCTTCGACCCGACTGCGGACAGTCTTCACGTAGGACACTTTCTGCAGATGGTTGTTATGCGCCATTTGCAGGATTACGGTCACCGTCCCATTGCCCTTGTAGGCGGCGGCACGGGTACAATCGGCGACCCGTCGGGAAGATCCGATATGCGTCAGATGATGACTATGGAAACCATCAACCACAACTGCGAATGTTTCAAAAAACAGCTTTCCTCCATTGTTGATTTCTCGGACGGAAAGGCTATTATGGTTAACAACGCAGACTGGCTTTTAGACCTTAACTATATTGATTTTATGCGCGATATAGGTTCGTGCTTCTCGGTTAACAAAATGCTTACCGCGGAGTGCTATAAGCAAAGGCTTGAAAAAGGTCTTACATTCCTTGAGTTTAACTATATGCTTATGCAGAGCTACGACTTTTTGATGCTCAACAGAAAGTACGGCTGTAAAATTGAACTGGGAGGTGACGACCAGTGGAGCAATATTATCGGCGGTATTGAACTTTGCCGAAGAAAAGACCAGAAACAGGTTTACGGTATGACGTTTACCCTTCTTTCAAACAGCGAGGGCAAAAAGATGGGTAAAACCCAAAAAGGCGCGCTGTGGCTCGACCCCGAGAAAACATCGCCGTACGAATTTTATCAGTACTGGAGAAATGTTGACGATGCCGATGTTATCAAGTGCTTAAAGCTTATTACGTTTGTTCCTATGGAGGAAATAAACGAAATGGCAAAATGGGAGGGTCAGCAGCTTAACGAGGCTAAAAGACGTCTTGCATATGAGGTTACAAAGCTTGTTCACGGAGAGGAAGAGGCTAAAAAAGCGCAGAGCGCGGCGGAGGCTGTGTTCGGCGGAGGAAGCGACAATTCCAATATGCCCACAACCGCCATCACAAAGGACGAGGCTAAAGAAATAAACATTCTCGACCTTATGCTTAAAGCAGGTCTTATTCCGTCAAAGGGCGAGGGCAGACGTCTTGTTCAGCAGGGCGGTGTTTCGGTGAACGGAAACAAGGTTTCCGACATTGCGCAAAACATCTGCGAGAGCGACTATGAGGATGGCTGTGTGATTATCAAAAAAGGTAAAAAAGTATTCCATAAAATTGTAATCGAAGGATAA
- the hslO gene encoding Hsp33 family molecular chaperone HslO, with protein MKDYIVRAAAKDGSVRAFCAVTTNLVNEAQKIHSLYPVASAALGRLLTASAMMGAMLKSEDDLLTLQITGNGPIGRVLATADCHSNVKGYVGNPAVDLPKNAQGKLDVGGAVGTDGFLTVIRDFGLKEPYVGKVPLVSGEIGDDLTSYFAVSEQIPSVVGLGVLVDVDISIKAAGGFIVQVMPEATDETITKLEENVKKITSVTKMLEDNMTPEDILKCALDGIDFDITDTLDTKYYCNCSRERVEKALVSVGKDELEDIIKNDKKAEIKCHFCDKVYNFDENDLKILLNKAKK; from the coding sequence ATGAAAGATTATATAGTAAGAGCTGCCGCAAAAGACGGCAGTGTGCGTGCATTTTGCGCGGTAACAACAAATCTTGTAAACGAGGCGCAGAAAATCCATTCGCTTTATCCCGTTGCGTCCGCGGCGCTTGGCAGACTCCTGACAGCGTCGGCAATGATGGGTGCAATGCTTAAATCGGAGGACGATTTGCTCACCCTTCAGATTACCGGCAACGGCCCTATCGGCAGGGTTCTTGCAACTGCTGACTGTCATTCAAACGTCAAGGGATATGTCGGCAACCCGGCGGTTGATTTGCCGAAAAATGCCCAGGGAAAGCTTGACGTCGGCGGTGCTGTCGGCACGGACGGATTTTTGACGGTCATAAGAGATTTCGGCTTAAAAGAGCCGTACGTCGGCAAAGTTCCGCTGGTTTCGGGCGAAATAGGCGACGATTTGACGTCGTACTTTGCAGTTTCCGAGCAAATTCCGTCGGTGGTAGGTCTCGGTGTGCTTGTTGACGTTGACATCAGCATAAAGGCGGCAGGCGGTTTTATTGTGCAGGTTATGCCCGAGGCGACCGATGAAACAATTACAAAACTTGAGGAGAATGTAAAAAAAATCACTTCGGTTACGAAAATGCTGGAGGATAATATGACGCCCGAGGATATTTTAAAATGTGCGCTTGACGGCATTGATTTTGACATCACCGATACGCTCGATACAAAGTATTATTGCAACTGCAGCCGTGAGAGGGTTGAAAAAGCACTCGTTTCCGTCGGAAAAGATGAACTTGAAGATATAATTAAAAACGATAAAAAAGCGGAAATTAAATGTCATTTTTGCGACAAAGTTTATAATTTTGATGAAAACGACCTTAAAATTCTGCTTAATAAAGCCAAAAAATAA
- a CDS encoding AraC family transcriptional regulator — MNTLELEKKLNLKCLTENNAEKEVSGCYISDLLSLAMGRVGEKNVWITVQTNVNIVAIAVLTEASCVVVPENIEVGADVIKKAKDEDVIIFSADDTAYELAVKIGALE, encoded by the coding sequence ATGAACACTTTGGAACTTGAAAAAAAGCTTAATTTAAAATGCCTTACCGAAAACAATGCCGAAAAAGAGGTTTCGGGGTGCTATATCAGCGACCTTTTGAGCCTTGCAATGGGCAGAGTGGGCGAAAAAAACGTCTGGATAACCGTTCAGACAAACGTTAATATCGTAGCGATTGCCGTGCTCACCGAGGCGTCGTGCGTTGTTGTGCCCGAAAATATCGAGGTAGGCGCTGACGTTATAAAAAAGGCAAAAGACGAAGATGTGATAATTTTTTCCGCCGATGATACCGCATATGAGCTTGCGGTTAAAATCGGTGCTTTGGAATAA
- a CDS encoding peptidoglycan DD-metalloendopeptidase family protein translates to MKKIKNACKRIYKKYHSINIKVRKTVNFAVGICVIAMLFNMEFSLVYGVVLSGTEVGCVSQKSAVTEVINKINEKYAPYYSNLDAIDVMPVYSLKFVRRSDITPEDTLCENIKKASGTMTKQTVIEVDGNALAGVLNEAEAEKAIEICKSRFTDENTAECEIAGNVEIKEEYAPSSLLTGAEVAAERMLGGRYFEPVKVATVEYETYENEIAYGTERVENGELYEGNTTVEVKGENGKEVVKRKIEKINGSIKSNSEISKTVEKAPTNEVLMVGTKEKPSGVGTGSFAVPYNGNITSRYGQRSMGNHKGVDIVGPTGSPIYASDDGVVTYADFENGGYGNIVKIDHQNGYETYYAHCSEILVKKGDVVKKGDLIAKVGNTGRSTGSHLHFEIRKNGETQNPLDYID, encoded by the coding sequence ATGAAAAAAATTAAAAACGCTTGCAAAAGAATTTATAAAAAATATCATTCGATAAATATAAAGGTAAGAAAAACCGTTAATTTTGCGGTCGGAATATGCGTTATTGCGATGCTTTTCAATATGGAGTTTTCGCTTGTTTACGGCGTTGTGTTAAGCGGTACGGAGGTCGGCTGTGTTTCGCAGAAAAGCGCGGTCACGGAGGTTATAAACAAGATAAACGAAAAATATGCGCCGTATTATTCAAATCTTGACGCGATTGATGTTATGCCCGTTTATTCGCTTAAATTTGTGAGAAGGAGCGACATCACACCGGAGGATACACTTTGCGAAAACATCAAAAAAGCGTCGGGTACAATGACGAAACAGACTGTTATTGAGGTTGACGGCAACGCGCTTGCGGGAGTTTTGAACGAGGCGGAGGCGGAAAAGGCAATAGAAATATGCAAGTCGCGCTTTACCGACGAAAATACAGCGGAATGTGAGATTGCCGGAAATGTTGAAATTAAAGAAGAATACGCGCCGTCGTCGCTCCTTACGGGTGCAGAGGTTGCCGCGGAGAGAATGCTCGGCGGACGCTATTTTGAGCCCGTAAAAGTCGCGACGGTTGAATATGAAACTTATGAAAACGAAATTGCCTACGGCACCGAGCGCGTCGAAAACGGCGAGCTTTACGAGGGAAACACCACCGTTGAAGTGAAAGGCGAAAACGGCAAAGAGGTTGTCAAACGCAAAATAGAAAAAATCAACGGCAGTATAAAAAGCAACAGCGAAATTTCAAAAACCGTCGAAAAAGCGCCGACAAACGAGGTGCTTATGGTCGGCACAAAAGAAAAGCCGTCGGGCGTGGGTACGGGCAGTTTTGCCGTTCCGTACAACGGAAACATTACGTCGCGTTACGGCCAGCGCTCAATGGGAAATCACAAGGGCGTTGACATTGTGGGCCCCACGGGTTCGCCGATTTATGCGTCGGACGACGGTGTGGTGACGTATGCCGATTTTGAAAACGGCGGTTACGGAAATATTGTAAAAATTGACCATCAGAACGGATACGAAACTTATTATGCGCATTGCAGCGAAATTCTGGTCAAAAAAGGCGACGTTGTAAAGAAAGGCGACCTTATCGCAAAGGTGGGCAATACAGGCAGAAGCACCGGTTCGCACCTTCATTTTGAAATCCGCAAAAACGGCGAAACGCAAAATCCGCTCGACTACATAGACTGA
- a CDS encoding Gfo/Idh/MocA family protein, translating to MKIGIVGLGYFSDDFVRLFNIHPDVEEVVVADLDERRVKASMEKHHLKRGFSSFEEMLEKAPDLDCIGIYTQRHLHGPMIVKAMKMGKNVISAVPIGCSVEEIEEIIKLSKETGKIYMMAETCYYYPCAIFCREKYKTGEMGRFVYGESQYYHDICEMYLDFQHTGGPNWRRVAGIPPMFYPTHSISMLFSAINEHALKVSCMGYRDNHEDNIYGEDKNNWQNPFSNETALFQMSGGGIARINEFRRVGINKPSSYITCMYGEKAAYECSVTNHSYQIGVASGKEPYIEDVGNLVNTIAYNEDLKNGKIDMNRDPISTKYIVGFAAIQDRSRLPKTFRNNPKFAHYNTHPFLVDDFVRAATTGKLPPNNAWDAARYMIPGLIAHESALKGGVLLDIPDFGAAPENWEKITYDLKDSYEDTSRFYEVAKGYLDV from the coding sequence ATGAAAATCGGTATTGTCGGACTTGGATATTTTTCCGATGATTTTGTAAGGCTATTTAATATTCATCCTGATGTGGAGGAAGTTGTTGTTGCAGACCTTGATGAAAGACGTGTTAAGGCATCTATGGAAAAGCACCATTTAAAGCGCGGTTTCAGCTCGTTTGAGGAAATGCTCGAGAAGGCGCCCGACCTTGACTGCATAGGAATTTACACACAGCGCCATCTTCACGGACCTATGATTGTAAAGGCAATGAAAATGGGCAAAAACGTTATCAGCGCTGTGCCGATAGGCTGTTCGGTTGAAGAAATAGAAGAAATAATCAAATTGTCAAAAGAAACGGGCAAAATTTATATGATGGCTGAAACGTGCTATTATTATCCGTGCGCGATATTCTGCCGTGAAAAATACAAAACGGGCGAAATGGGCAGGTTTGTGTACGGCGAGTCACAGTATTATCACGATATTTGCGAAATGTACCTCGATTTTCAGCACACGGGCGGCCCGAACTGGCGCAGAGTTGCAGGTATTCCGCCGATGTTCTATCCCACGCATTCGATTTCTATGCTTTTCTCGGCGATAAATGAGCACGCGCTTAAGGTTTCGTGTATGGGCTACCGCGACAATCACGAGGACAACATCTACGGCGAGGACAAAAACAACTGGCAGAACCCGTTCTCCAACGAAACGGCACTGTTCCAGATGTCGGGCGGAGGAATTGCGCGTATCAATGAATTCAGACGCGTCGGAATTAACAAGCCGTCATCTTACATAACCTGTATGTACGGCGAAAAAGCGGCATATGAGTGTTCGGTTACAAATCATTCTTACCAAATCGGTGTTGCGAGCGGAAAAGAGCCGTACATTGAGGACGTCGGAAATCTTGTAAACACAATCGCGTACAACGAAGATTTGAAAAATGGCAAGATTGATATGAACCGCGACCCCATATCGACAAAATATATTGTGGGATTTGCGGCTATCCAAGACAGAAGCAGACTTCCCAAAACGTTCAGAAACAATCCGAAGTTTGCGCATTACAACACGCATCCGTTCCTTGTTGATGATTTTGTAAGAGCGGCAACGACGGGAAAACTTCCCCCGAATAATGCATGGGACGCGGCAAGATATATGATTCCGGGACTTATTGCACACGAATCCGCGTTAAAAGGCGGTGTGCTTCTTGACATTCCCGACTTTGGCGCGGCGCCCGAGAACTGGGAAAAAATCACCTACGATTTAAAAGACAGTTATGAAGATACAAGCAGATTTTACGAGGTTGCGAAAGGATATTTAGATGTATAA
- a CDS encoding recombinase family protein, which translates to MQGYARVSSGNNAMPHSLSAQVSYYSEYIQSHGDLEYVGVYSDEVLTGTKDSRSGFQQLFADCRSGKIDLVITKSVSRFA; encoded by the coding sequence CTGCAAGGTTATGCCCGTGTTTCAAGCGGAAATAATGCTATGCCGCATTCGCTTTCCGCACAGGTGAGTTATTACAGTGAATACATACAATCACATGGTGATTTGGAATATGTTGGGGTGTACTCTGATGAAGTTCTGACAGGAACAAAGGATAGTCGGTCGGGCTTCCAACAGTTATTTGCGGATTGCCGCAGCGGTAAAATCGACCTGGTGATAACAAAATCCGTATCGAGGTTCGCATGA
- a CDS encoding [Fe-Fe] hydrogenase large subunit C-terminal domain-containing protein, with the protein MDNIIHSVTLDKEKCKGCTKCIQLCPTQAIRVRNGKARIIKEKCIDCGECINVCPYHAKKGVTDKFEIINSFKYKIALPAPAFYGQFKKVENINAVLNALVKAGFDDVFEVAYAAQIITRETKKLIASGELLKPTISSACPAVVKLISIRFPNLLPNIIPIISPMALAGRLAKKLASEKTGLSEDEIGTFFISPCAAKATDAKYPCGVDKSYVDGVFSVSDVYRKVLPFISKKEDIENLSKADFKGVCWANSGGEVSALDRENVIAVDGIHNVVNILEEIENDKLSDIEYAEMLACTGGCVGGPLTVENSFVAQTKIRKLAKTLPERKISDDETDVMMNAPIPHNKALGLDDDMVAAMEKMKRMMEITDTLPGLDCGSCGAPTCRALAEDIVRGYAAKSACIYNLKAKILELAEGIEEFNRNNKS; encoded by the coding sequence ATGGATAACATCATTCATTCCGTTACTCTCGACAAGGAAAAATGCAAGGGCTGTACCAAGTGTATTCAGCTTTGCCCCACTCAAGCTATACGAGTGCGGAACGGAAAAGCAAGAATTATCAAAGAAAAATGTATCGACTGCGGAGAATGTATAAACGTCTGTCCGTATCACGCAAAAAAAGGCGTGACGGATAAATTTGAAATTATAAATAGTTTTAAGTATAAAATCGCACTGCCTGCGCCCGCGTTTTACGGGCAGTTTAAAAAGGTTGAAAACATCAATGCCGTGCTGAACGCTTTGGTTAAGGCAGGCTTTGACGATGTTTTCGAGGTTGCGTATGCGGCGCAGATTATAACGCGCGAAACCAAAAAGCTTATTGCGTCTGGCGAGCTTTTAAAGCCGACGATAAGCTCGGCTTGCCCTGCGGTGGTTAAGCTTATCAGCATAAGATTTCCCAATCTTTTGCCGAACATTATTCCCATCATTTCGCCCATGGCGCTTGCAGGACGGCTTGCAAAAAAGCTTGCGTCCGAAAAAACGGGTCTTTCGGAGGACGAAATAGGCACGTTTTTCATAAGTCCTTGCGCGGCAAAGGCTACCGACGCAAAATATCCGTGCGGTGTTGACAAAAGCTATGTTGACGGCGTTTTTTCGGTGAGCGACGTTTACCGAAAGGTGCTTCCGTTTATATCGAAGAAAGAGGATATTGAAAACCTCTCAAAAGCCGATTTCAAAGGCGTATGCTGGGCAAATTCTGGCGGTGAGGTGTCTGCGCTTGACCGCGAAAACGTCATTGCGGTGGACGGAATACATAACGTTGTAAATATTTTGGAGGAAATCGAAAACGACAAGCTTTCGGACATTGAATATGCCGAAATGCTGGCTTGCACGGGCGGTTGTGTGGGCGGTCCGCTCACAGTTGAAAACAGTTTTGTGGCGCAGACCAAGATTAGAAAACTTGCAAAAACTCTGCCCGAAAGAAAAATTTCCGACGATGAAACCGACGTTATGATGAACGCGCCCATTCCGCACAACAAGGCGCTCGGTCTTGACGACGATATGGTTGCGGCGATGGAAAAAATGAAACGTATGATGGAAATTACCGACACGCTTCCCGGACTTGACTGCGGTTCGTGCGGTGCGCCCACTTGCCGTGCTTTGGCAGAGGATATTGTGCGCGGATATGCAGCAAAAAGCGCGTGTATTTATAATCTCAAGGCAAAAATTCTGGAGCTTGCCGAGGGAATTGAAGAATTTAACCGTAACAACAAAAGTTAA
- a CDS encoding ATP-binding protein yields MAENNISVRFDVDASDFSAAGEASTKLKKMLRQLSVDPEVIRKVAVAMYEGEINMVIHANGGHIDVEITPEYIKMILADNGPGIADISLAMKEGYSTAADSVRELGFGAGMGLPNMKKYTDEMHITTELGKGTTIEMLVKNNAC; encoded by the coding sequence ATGGCTGAAAATAATATTTCTGTAAGGTTTGATGTTGACGCGAGTGATTTTTCCGCGGCGGGCGAGGCGTCCACGAAACTTAAAAAAATGCTTCGTCAGCTAAGTGTCGACCCCGAGGTTATAAGAAAAGTCGCGGTTGCGATGTATGAGGGCGAAATCAATATGGTCATTCACGCGAACGGCGGTCATATTGATGTTGAAATAACTCCCGAATACATAAAAATGATTTTGGCGGACAACGGCCCCGGCATTGCGGATATTTCGCTTGCAATGAAAGAGGGATATTCCACCGCCGCCGATTCGGTGCGCGAGCTTGGCTTCGGTGCCGGTATGGGACTTCCGAATATGAAAAAATACACCGACGAAATGCACATCACTACCGAACTCGGCAAAGGCACTACCATTGAAATGCTTGTTAAAAATAACGCTTGTTAA